From the Salarias fasciatus chromosome 16, fSalaFa1.1, whole genome shotgun sequence genome, one window contains:
- the LOC115403185 gene encoding granzyme-like protein 1 isoform X1 has product MTMIQISCIIYMFLLVSITGAVESNIVAGRVAKPHSRPYMASLQFNGAHSCGGILIREDFVLTAAHCKEPQEMMVVLGGHNISATEKTQQRIEVARYHQHPKFTPGQYEYDIMLLQLKEKAKLNKYVKTIGIPNKNGKTPANINCAVAGWGRTGDKMPPSDVLRETTEKIQFSFECKNIFQTNFNSEHMMCTKFDRKKGGVCQGDSGGPLICNKKVEGITAYFKKDECSNPRYPHVFTKVNYFSSWIKKVMQHSGWLGCDGQGGVQPSLLG; this is encoded by the exons ATGACCATGATCCAGATAAGCTGCATCATATATATGTTCCTGCTCGTCTCCATCACTG GAGCTGTTGAGAGCAACATCGTGGCTGGGAGGGTTGCAAAGCCCCATTCCAGACCCTACATGGCATCACTCCAATTTAATGGAGCACATTCATGCGGTGGGATACTTATTAGAGAGGACTTtgttctgactgctgcacactgcaaaGA ACCTCAAGAAATGATGGTGGTGCTTGGAGGTCACAACATCAGTGCAACAGAAAAAACTCAGCAACGGATTGAAGTGGCCAGATACCACCAGCATCCAAAGTTCACGCCGGGACAATATGAATATGACATCATGTTACTTCAG TTGAAAGAAAAGGCCAAGCTCAATAAGTATGTGAAGACTATTGGAATACccaacaaaaatggaaaaactcctGCAAACATCAACTGTGCTGTAGCTGGATGGGGAAGAACTGGAGACAAAATGCCTCCTTCAGATGTTCTGAGGGAAACTACAGAGAAAATACAATTCAGCTTTGAGTGTAAAAACATCTTTCAAACAAATTTTAACAGTGAACATATGATGTGCACCAAGTTCGACAGAAAGAAGGGAGGAGTGTGTCAG GGTGATTCTGGTGGACCACTTATCTGCAACAAGAAGGTTGAAGGTATCACAGCTTACTTCAAGAAAGATGAGTGTTCTAATCCACGTTATCCTCACGTCTTCACCAAAGTGAATTACTTCAGTTCTTGGATCAAGAAAG TCATGCAACATTCTGGCTGGCTGGGGTGTGATGGTCAAGGTGGCGTCCAGCCTTCTTTGCTTGGCTGA
- the LOC115403185 gene encoding granzyme-like protein 1 isoform X2 — protein sequence MTMIQISCIIYMFLLVSITGAVESNIVAGRVAKPHSRPYMASLQFNGAHSCGGILIREDFVLTAAHCKEPQEMMVVLGGHNISATEKTQQRIEVARYHQHPKFTPGQYEYDIMLLQLKEKAKLNKYVKTIGIPNKNGKTPANINCAVAGWGRTGDKMPPSDVLRETTEKIQFSFECKNIFQTNFNSEHMMCTKFDRKKGGVCQGDSGGPLICNKKVEGITAYFKKDECSNPRYPHVFTKVNYFSSWIKKVMKPTFWLAGV from the exons ATGACCATGATCCAGATAAGCTGCATCATATATATGTTCCTGCTCGTCTCCATCACTG GAGCTGTTGAGAGCAACATCGTGGCTGGGAGGGTTGCAAAGCCCCATTCCAGACCCTACATGGCATCACTCCAATTTAATGGAGCACATTCATGCGGTGGGATACTTATTAGAGAGGACTTtgttctgactgctgcacactgcaaaGA ACCTCAAGAAATGATGGTGGTGCTTGGAGGTCACAACATCAGTGCAACAGAAAAAACTCAGCAACGGATTGAAGTGGCCAGATACCACCAGCATCCAAAGTTCACGCCGGGACAATATGAATATGACATCATGTTACTTCAG TTGAAAGAAAAGGCCAAGCTCAATAAGTATGTGAAGACTATTGGAATACccaacaaaaatggaaaaactcctGCAAACATCAACTGTGCTGTAGCTGGATGGGGAAGAACTGGAGACAAAATGCCTCCTTCAGATGTTCTGAGGGAAACTACAGAGAAAATACAATTCAGCTTTGAGTGTAAAAACATCTTTCAAACAAATTTTAACAGTGAACATATGATGTGCACCAAGTTCGACAGAAAGAAGGGAGGAGTGTGTCAG GGTGATTCTGGTGGACCACTTATCTGCAACAAGAAGGTTGAAGGTATCACAGCTTACTTCAAGAAAGATGAGTGTTCTAATCCACGTTATCCTCACGTCTTCACCAAAGTGAATTACTTCAGTTCTTGGATCAAGAAAGTCATGAAGC CAACATTCTGGCTGGCTGGGGTGTGA